The nucleotide window TCTACTTTCACCGACTCTGCAGTCCAATATGTATGCCTACATTGTCTTATTTTACTGTGCATTATTGCAGCCTATATGTATcattaacatttttatttgaagtATGGAAATGCAGGTTACGTTACCTATGGTATCGATAAAAATTAATTCTCAGTTCTttaagcccttttttttttcactttgcATATCATTTTCTATGAGTTTAAAAATTACGTTGAACTCATGATACATCATACATTCAGTGGTACATACAATTCAGGTAATAAAATAGTCACCCATatgcaataataatacaaaatgaaATGCTTGTCTGAACTATGCGGGTCCAACTTTCGATATTTCAGTTGTTGATTGAGTCGAGGTTGACTCTTCGTCACTGTCGCTCATCCCAATCATCTTCATCATACATGAGCGGAactgaaaatcacaaaaaatagAATTTGTCACTGAATCAATTCTAACGCTTACCTTGATCAATGTGATCCTTCAATAATACTCATATTTAGACTACCCGTCGGTTTAATATCTAGAAGAATATCATTCAATTCAATAAACAAAAATTCGAAATGTTCTGCACCAAAAGTTTTTCTGACCAAAATATCAGATACATTCCTACTGcttaagaagaagaaaatatattttttagttAGCGGGAGTGGCTTATATCTTTAAATGAGCGTTAGACATGTTAGAAAGCAATGTGCTTCTTTAATGTGACGGCATTCCCACTCTTCTTCATGTAActtattatttttctaaatTAAACAAATGTTGGTTTGTCAGTTGTGTAACTAACAATTCAACTTCTGCAACTTTTGTTGCGCATGGACAGAAATCCAATTCTAATTGGACATCTGCTATCTAAAGCAAACATTTATTGTATATCTAATGTACATGTATGATTATTGTTTGCAAGTTGATAACGCAGGCCTCCTAGCTATAAGCCAACAAACCTGTTTGTTTAGTAGGATGTAGATGACGGGGTTGTACACGGTGGAGGCCTTGGAGAGGCAGGAGGGTAGGGTGGCCAACCTCAGGTCAAAGGTCGAACCACGGTGGTTCACGACCCACATGGCAAAGCTTGCGTAGGGCATCCAGCACACCAGGAACCCGAGCACCATGATCACCACCATCCTGGtaacctccctctctgccttctGGGTGGAGATCGAATCCGCCTGGGCCTGTGCTGCCTGTGGGGACATAGAACCATTTGTGGATTCTGTGGAAACCATTGTGATAATggtaatcataatcataatataGCCCTTCTTTAAACAGAGCTGCGGGATCGTTTTCTACAGGTGACAATGTTTGAGTCCAGTTCTGGGTGAATTCTGCACTATCCATAACCTGTAGGCATTGTTGAGCAAGTTTCCAAAGCCTGGCTGCTCATTAAAGGCATGTATAAAAAATAAGCAACATAGTTACTTATGCATATCTAGCTATTTCTGAGTATAAACCATAAAAAAACATCTGCAGACGCTTTTAATTCTGACGACTTATATAGTGAGAGATGAGGACAATCTAACCATAGGCCTGTATAAACTAAGCTCTTTCGGATACAAACTGACACAATCCCAACCCCACTCATTAAGACTCTATACAAAAGGAGGCTTCCTGCTAACCATCTTCATGGTGTAGAGGAGATTGCTGTAGCAGAAGACCATGGTGCCAAAGGGGACGGcgaagcagaagcagaagaggAACATCACGTAGGACTCGTTGTTGTATTTGTTGTCCGTAGTGTACCAGTCTGGCCCACAGGAGCACTGCATGCCCTCCGGGATGTACCTGTAGGATTTAGTATTTCCCATCAGGTCACACACGTTACAAGCCACAATTTTGGTGCCATTTTCACCATTATAACTAGTTGCTTTGTTATTCAACAATGTTTGTTCAAGAAATACCAAGATGGTGGGCTGGAATGTAATAATGGAAGTTAAGATCACATGATTGATACCTTCAGATCATATAATTGAAACGGTTAAACAGAGATGTAACCATTATATCTGAATGTCACTGCCATTAATTACTCAACAACACATGCCAAGAGGGGGCATTGTCACAACAGCCATCATATTGTTGTCGACACATTGTTTAGTGATGTTATATGACATAACATGGCACTGCATAATCTAAATCAatgtttgaatttattttttattaaattgaaCACGCCCTTCTACAATATCACTTCTACCACATGATACTGTATAATCTAAATCAttgtttgaatttatttttaaattaaattgaacTCGCACTTCTACAAAATCACTTCTTTCTCAGTGTGAAAGGACGCATGGAGAAagatgcagggagagagagttggttatatttataataatggTTAAAGTTAGTCATAGTCATATTAGACATAGTAATATTCAAAGTCCTAGCAGTAGTAATGGAGGCTTTCTGTGTAACACTGACCTGCTCCAGCCCAACAGTGGGGGGAGGGCAGCGGCCAGAGCGAACACCCAGGTGACGGCGCAGCCCATGATGGCGTGGTGGCTCCTGAAGGAGAACTGACCCAGCGGCTTGCAGATGACCAGCCATCTCTCCACCGCCACCACGGCCAGGGACCACAGGCTAACCATGCCTGCAACCACATGGCAAGAATACACCTGTAGCTTTTTGTAACTATTGCAATAAACAGCACAATGCACCATTCAACGCATGAACATCAATGACCGCTGTTGATAATTGAATGTATTAATTCTGTGTTTTGCAGAGTGACATATTTAATAAGAAAAGTGTGTGGAGAAATGTTGTACTGTCAAACTGATTGGTTATCAAAATGTTTTCCTACAAATCACAAAAATAATCGAAGACAGTTTGAAGAACATTAAGTTGAGTCACTTCTTACATTTCTtaggcttaaaaaaaaaaaagttaccaAATTCACTGGAAGGCCTGTACCTCAACCCTGTATATTGTTAAATGTCTGTAATACGATATATATTGGCATTTTGATTGGAAAAAGGTAACAACCAAACAAGGCATAATAACTGTCCCTATAACTCTTACCCCCCAGAGTAGCCGTGAACCCTTCGATCTTGCAGGCCAGCGGGCCCAGCACCATGTATTTGAAAGCAAAGCACACAAAGCAAGTGAAGGAGCCGATGGCGGCCACAAGGAGGTTAGCCACGGCCAGGTTCACCAGGATGTAGTTGAGGTGCGAGCGCAGCTTCTTGTACTGGACGGTGCACGCGATGGTGAGGACGTTGATGCCGGTGCCGGCCACAAACAGGAAGAACATGAAGGCTGACATGCAGTAGAAGATGCCTGTGCTCCCCAGGTGATCCTGGGGAACCAGGAAGGGGCTGAACGCCGTCATGTTGTTAGTGTCCAGGGGAATGGGGATCCAGAAGTCCTCTGGGAGCTCTGTAGGGTAACTGGACCTCATGTCTCCCTTTGTATTGTTGACCCcgatataaaataataagttcTGCTTTCTTTCTTGATCGATCAATGGTCTTCTTTTCAATCcactgactgagtgactgactgcTTATCAATTATCTGGCTTCTGTTACTGAACGAGACATAGGGTTGTATATATAGGAGTGGCGACTATTAGTAGCCTGGTGTTCATTGGCCCACAGGGAGGGATTTTAAAGCAGGGTTAATTACTAAAATAGAAAGAGACAGGTTCAAACTGATGTTTCCTCACGTGTACACAAACATCCCACATTGGCATTACCCTCCTATGGACTCACTGTTAGGGTGAATAAGTGCAATGGAAGAGCAGGGGAGAAAGGGATGATCTCATTAAGAAAGAGAAAATCCCTGTATTTACTTCTGATAATCTATAAATCCTACTGTAAAACCTGCTAATCCCAGGTATTTGCCTTCCTTTAATCTAACCTCTGTATGCTTTTAAACTCAGCATGTTGATCTCGGATTTTTGCCTTTCCTTATACTTCAAATCAGCCTCTTTCTACAATACATCCATATTTTAAAGTGCTGCAACTTTATAATGTTTTTATTCTCTGACATACACACCAtgcacccaccacacacacacacccacacaccacaaacacacaaacacacacacacatacacacacgcacacacgacacatccacacacatatgtCCGTAATATCTGCAATATAAAGTAAATTATTCACCACCAAATACTGCATGCATTACTTTAATTGTATGTATtacttttttatatagttttttttatcttgCAGAGTTCATTCTTTCAATATTatttcaaacatgtttgtatttttaacatgacgaaacactCACATATTCATTACACATTATTTACAGTTCATAAAACGTCAGCTATGAAGGGGAAATGGCGGGTCGATTTGCTTCTACGCTGGTCCAACTTTAGAGACTTCAGTCACTGATTGGCTGGACGATGACTCctcatcatcacctccacccatTCCCACCATCTTCATCATGCATGAACGAAACTggaagaaggaaaaaacaaCGGTTACTCACACTTAAATCCTACACATTAATGAGACATCACCTTATCATCATAAAATGAGTTTCATGGCTGTCAGGTAAACAAGCCGAAAACCAATAAATGAATCACGGAATGTGCCTGTCCTAACAAACAAACCTGCTT belongs to Gadus morhua chromosome 13, gadMor3.0, whole genome shotgun sequence and includes:
- the LOC115556569 gene encoding blue-sensitive opsin; the protein is MRSSYPTELPEDFWIPIPLDTNNMTAFSPFLVPQDHLGSTGIFYCMSAFMFFLFVAGTGINVLTIACTVQYKKLRSHLNYILVNLAVANLLVAAIGSFTCFVCFAFKYMVLGPLACKIEGFTATLGGMVSLWSLAVVAVERWLVICKPLGQFSFRSHHAIMGCAVTWVFALAAALPPLLGWSRYIPEGMQCSCGPDWYTTDNKYNNESYVMFLFCFCFAVPFGTMVFCYSNLLYTMKMAAQAQADSISTQKAEREVTRMVVIMVLGFLVCWMPYASFAMWVVNHRGSTFDLRLATLPSCLSKASTVYNPVIYILLNKQFRSCMMKMIGMSDSDEESTSTQSTTEISKVGPA